Proteins encoded within one genomic window of Methanothrix harundinacea 6Ac:
- the twy1 gene encoding 4-demethylwyosine synthase TYW1: MTERFPPAMSDQLKRQGYHLVAHGAVKPCLWLRRSIRGGDQCYKHHFYGISSHRCVQMTPTLLCNHRCLHCWRPIDEIPATSGEWIEPEELLDGILSEQRRLISGYGGAPETTDPGRLEEAKSPAHVAISLMGEPTLYPMIGELVEEVKRRGMTAFLVTNGTSPEAVGEVRPTQLYISLNAPDEETYRQVSNPRDDTWGRFLESLDMMRDSPSRRVVRLTLARNLNLKDPRGYARLIEVAEPDFVEVKAYMHLGLSRKRLGRDAMPTHDEVMGFARELSDILGYPLKNHVPLSRVALLSRGSAGEKIELGAGR; encoded by the coding sequence ATGACGGAGCGCTTCCCCCCGGCGATGAGCGACCAGCTCAAAAGGCAGGGATATCACCTGGTGGCCCACGGAGCCGTCAAGCCATGCCTCTGGCTCCGGCGGTCGATCCGCGGAGGAGACCAGTGCTACAAACACCACTTCTACGGGATCTCCAGCCACCGGTGCGTCCAGATGACCCCCACCCTCCTCTGTAACCACCGCTGCCTCCACTGCTGGAGGCCCATCGACGAGATCCCGGCCACCTCCGGGGAGTGGATCGAGCCCGAAGAGCTGCTGGACGGGATCTTATCCGAGCAGCGGAGGCTGATCTCCGGCTACGGCGGCGCCCCCGAGACTACCGACCCTGGGAGGCTCGAGGAGGCGAAGAGCCCCGCCCACGTCGCCATCTCCCTGATGGGGGAGCCGACCCTCTACCCCATGATCGGTGAGCTGGTGGAGGAGGTTAAAAGGCGGGGTATGACCGCCTTCCTGGTGACGAACGGGACGTCCCCCGAGGCCGTCGGCGAGGTCCGACCGACCCAGCTCTACATCAGCCTCAACGCCCCCGACGAGGAGACCTACCGGCAGGTCTCAAACCCCAGGGACGATACCTGGGGCCGGTTTCTGGAGAGCCTGGATATGATGAGAGATTCACCATCCCGGAGGGTGGTGAGGCTGACCCTCGCCCGGAACCTGAACCTCAAAGACCCCCGGGGGTACGCGAGGCTGATCGAGGTCGCCGAGCCGGACTTCGTAGAGGTGAAGGCCTACATGCACCTCGGCCTCTCCAGAAAGAGGCTCGGGCGGGATGCGATGCCGACCCATGACGAGGTGATGGGCTTCGCGAGGGAGCTCTCGGATATCCTCGGCTACCCCCTCAAAAACCACGTCCCCCTCAGCAGGGTGGCCCTCCTCTCCCGGGGGAGCGCCGGGGAGAAGATAGAGCTGGGAGCCGGAAGATGA
- a CDS encoding right-handed parallel beta-helix repeat-containing protein — MIQRDFSIPSAVALIAILIAGGMASGAATLKVCECKACGCQYFSIQEAIDIASPGDVVLVRSGTFSGNVNVTKPIVLRGEMWHGGDLPLINAQGNGSCITVNADGAVVDKMRVTNSGNLSGDAGIQVQSNNCTITSNIASGNGGSGIILVGARNCTLRGNTVSNNTVGILLTNSADNLVFNNRLYNNTDMDAFDDGVNLWNDGAIGNHYSSFNCTDLNNDTICDVIVNAVFAIPGGGSIDDLPLVV, encoded by the coding sequence ATGATCCAAAGAGACTTTTCGATCCCATCTGCTGTAGCCCTTATCGCCATCCTCATCGCTGGTGGGATGGCCTCGGGGGCGGCTACCCTGAAGGTCTGCGAATGCAAAGCCTGTGGCTGCCAGTACTTCAGCATCCAGGAGGCGATCGACATCGCCAGCCCAGGAGACGTCGTCCTGGTGAGGAGCGGGACCTTCTCTGGGAACGTCAACGTGACAAAGCCGATCGTCCTCAGGGGAGAGATGTGGCACGGCGGCGACCTGCCCCTGATAAACGCCCAGGGCAACGGAAGCTGCATCACCGTCAATGCAGACGGGGCGGTGGTGGATAAGATGAGGGTGACGAACTCTGGAAACCTCTCAGGGGACGCCGGGATCCAGGTCCAATCAAATAACTGCACCATCACGAGCAACATAGCCAGTGGGAACGGAGGCTCCGGGATAATCCTGGTGGGGGCGAGAAACTGCACCCTTCGAGGGAACACCGTCTCGAACAACACCGTCGGAATCCTCCTTACTAACTCCGCCGACAACCTGGTCTTCAATAACAGGCTCTACAACAACACCGATATGGACGCCTTCGACGACGGCGTAAACCTGTGGAACGACGGGGCCATCGGGAACCATTACTCCTCCTTCAACTGCACCGACCTGAACAACGATACGATCTGCGACGTCATCGTCAACGCCGTCTTCGCCATCCCCGGTGGCGGGAGCATCGACGACCTCCCCCTGGTCGTCTGA
- a CDS encoding cold-shock protein, giving the protein MKFFNRTKHFGFIAGDDGTDYFVHSSGLKPGVSIDEGDKVSFEVVAGDRGPKAEKVEKTK; this is encoded by the coding sequence GTGAAGTTCTTCAACAGAACGAAGCATTTCGGCTTTATAGCTGGAGACGATGGTACCGACTATTTTGTACACTCGAGCGGTCTCAAGCCGGGCGTCTCCATAGACGAGGGAGATAAGGTCAGCTTTGAAGTGGTGGCCGGAGACAGGGGCCCCAAAGCAGAAAAGGTGGAGAAGACTAAGTAA
- a CDS encoding PHP domain-containing protein: MKLAGDGRGGGRPRKGRTTPLRLDLHVHSAFSDGRDEVEEILEAAFEAGLDGIAITDHDTLEGSFEAERSVRKRGLHLLVVPGVEVSTSDGHLLALGVRELPPSGRSPEETIEFVRARGGISIVSHPYHPFRHSMYRIPGCDAVEVFNSKFIFGLANFWARRGATRLGLPMVAGSDAHSARSVGLGVTIVTVGEDGDVLEAIREGRVEIDGKRTPPVAFLGQMGRWVKKRLRGGERR; this comes from the coding sequence CTGAAGCTGGCGGGGGATGGGAGAGGAGGGGGCCGGCCCAGGAAGGGGAGGACGACCCCCCTCCGCCTCGACCTCCACGTCCACTCCGCCTTCTCCGACGGGAGGGACGAGGTCGAGGAGATCCTGGAGGCGGCCTTCGAGGCCGGCCTCGACGGCATCGCCATCACCGACCACGACACCCTGGAGGGCTCCTTCGAGGCCGAGAGGTCCGTCCGCAAACGGGGCCTCCACCTCCTGGTGGTGCCGGGGGTCGAGGTCTCCACCTCCGACGGCCACCTCCTCGCCCTGGGGGTCCGGGAGCTACCGCCATCCGGGCGGAGCCCCGAGGAGACGATAGAGTTCGTCCGCGCCCGGGGCGGGATCTCCATCGTCTCCCACCCCTACCACCCCTTCCGCCACTCCATGTACAGGATACCGGGCTGCGACGCCGTCGAGGTCTTCAACTCCAAGTTCATCTTCGGCCTTGCGAACTTCTGGGCGAGGAGGGGGGCGACGAGGCTCGGCCTTCCGATGGTGGCGGGGAGCGACGCCCACTCGGCGAGGTCCGTGGGGCTGGGGGTCACCATCGTCACCGTCGGCGAGGACGGAGACGTCTTGGAAGCGATCCGGGAAGGGCGCGTCGAGATCGACGGCAAGAGGACCCCTCCTGTCGCCTTCCTCGGCCAGATGGGCCGCTGGGTGAAGAAGCGGCTCCGAGGGGGGGAAAGAAGGTAG
- a CDS encoding 3-isopropylmalate dehydratase large subunit, with the protein MATISEKIFSRASGHRAEAGEIVEAEVDYAMSHDGTSVLAIKAFTEMGSERVWDPERIVVPFDHIVPANNSTAADLQRMVRSWARDQGIVHFFEGGRGICHQVFPEEGFALPGTLLVGADSHSCTYGAFGAFGTGVGATDMAEIYSRGRLWFKVPETIAVRISGRLGEMVLAKDLTLMLVGAIGADGATYRALEYLGETVESLSISGRMTLCNMGVEMGAKAAIVPADGTTEEYLRGRARGPYQPVRSDPGSYDAEMEFDVSDLSPQVAVPFRVDQVRPVGDLAGTEVDQVFIGTCTNGRLEDLEIAARILKGREVKARTLVIPASREVLLQALSSGVLEALVRAGAMIGTPGCGPCLGAHMGVIAEEEVCLSTANRNFPGRMGKGGLVYLASPATAAASAISGEITDPREV; encoded by the coding sequence TTGGCTACCATCAGCGAGAAGATATTCAGTCGGGCCTCGGGCCACCGGGCCGAGGCGGGGGAGATCGTCGAGGCGGAGGTGGATTACGCCATGTCCCACGACGGTACGAGCGTCCTCGCCATTAAAGCCTTCACCGAGATGGGATCGGAGCGGGTCTGGGACCCCGAGAGGATAGTCGTCCCCTTCGACCACATCGTCCCCGCCAACAACAGCACCGCCGCCGACCTCCAGAGGATGGTCCGTTCCTGGGCAAGAGATCAGGGGATCGTCCATTTCTTCGAGGGGGGCCGGGGGATCTGCCACCAGGTCTTCCCCGAGGAGGGGTTCGCCCTCCCCGGGACCCTCCTGGTGGGGGCCGACTCCCACTCCTGCACCTACGGAGCCTTCGGCGCCTTCGGGACCGGGGTCGGGGCGACGGATATGGCCGAGATCTACTCCCGGGGGAGGCTCTGGTTCAAGGTCCCCGAGACGATCGCCGTCCGGATATCCGGCCGTCTCGGCGAGATGGTCCTCGCCAAGGACCTGACCCTGATGCTCGTCGGGGCGATAGGAGCCGACGGCGCCACCTACCGGGCCCTGGAGTACCTGGGGGAGACGGTGGAGAGCCTCTCCATCTCGGGGAGGATGACCCTCTGCAACATGGGGGTCGAGATGGGGGCGAAGGCCGCCATCGTCCCGGCAGACGGGACGACCGAGGAGTACCTGAGGGGCAGGGCTAGGGGGCCGTACCAGCCGGTCCGATCCGACCCCGGCTCTTACGACGCGGAGATGGAGTTCGACGTCTCGGATCTCTCCCCCCAGGTCGCCGTCCCCTTCCGGGTAGACCAGGTCCGCCCCGTCGGCGACCTGGCGGGGACGGAGGTCGACCAGGTCTTCATCGGGACCTGCACCAACGGCCGCCTGGAGGACCTGGAGATCGCCGCCCGGATCCTGAAGGGGAGGGAGGTGAAGGCCCGGACCCTGGTCATCCCCGCCTCGAGGGAGGTCCTCCTCCAGGCCCTCTCCTCGGGGGTCCTGGAGGCCCTCGTCCGGGCGGGGGCGATGATCGGGACCCCCGGCTGCGGCCCCTGCCTCGGGGCCCACATGGGGGTCATCGCCGAAGAGGAGGTCTGCCTCTCCACCGCCAACAGGAACTTCCCCGGCAGGATGGGGAAGGGGGGGCTCGTCTACCTCGCCTCCCCGGCGACGGCGGCGGCTTCCGCCATCTCCGGCGAGATCACCGACCCGAGGGAGGTCTGA
- a CDS encoding citrate/2-methylcitrate synthase, with amino-acid sequence MTMKDYQLFDRNTRAFVYGLQTNAIQRMLDFDYLCRREVPSVAAIINPNRGGVQKVFWGTEEILLPMYKTIPEAAAAHPFAEVMVNFASFRSAFDTTMEALASPTIKTVAIIAEGVPERMARVMAATARKMKKTIIGPATVGGLAAGAFRIGNTAGTIENIIESKLHRPGSVGFVSKSGGMLNEAFNIIARNSSGVVEGIAIGGDRYPGSNLMDHILRFEANPEVAIIACLGEVGGTDEYRIVEALKADQIKKPLVIWVTGTCSKILPGSVQFGHAGAKAQTDLETADAKNRALKEAGAIVPASFDSYGDEIRGVYERLLAEGKVREPEEPEIPKIPMDYAKAVSEGIVRKSTNLICTISDDRGEEVLYAGKPLSRVLEDGMGIGGVIGLLWFKKEIPPWAAEFIELVLQIVADHGPAVSAAHNAIVASCAGKDLITSLASGLLTIGPRFGGAIDDAAREFKRARDSGLSPEEFVRGMKAKGVNIPGIGHRIKSVKNPDKRVELLIGYARENFARTDLLDYALSVQEITTAKKGNLILNVDGCIGILFIDLMGSCEVFDEREIDEVIRYGYLNGLFALGRSIGIIGHILDQKRLDSRLYRHPQDDIAYMLPKLG; translated from the coding sequence ATGACCATGAAGGACTACCAGCTGTTCGACAGAAACACCCGGGCCTTCGTCTACGGGCTCCAGACCAACGCCATCCAGAGGATGCTCGACTTCGACTATCTCTGCCGGAGGGAGGTCCCGAGCGTCGCCGCCATCATCAACCCCAACCGGGGCGGGGTCCAGAAGGTCTTCTGGGGGACCGAGGAGATCCTCCTCCCCATGTACAAGACGATCCCCGAGGCGGCGGCCGCCCATCCTTTCGCCGAGGTGATGGTCAACTTCGCCTCCTTCAGGTCCGCCTTCGACACCACCATGGAGGCCCTCGCCTCGCCGACCATAAAGACGGTGGCGATCATCGCCGAGGGGGTCCCCGAGAGGATGGCAAGGGTGATGGCCGCGACGGCCCGAAAGATGAAGAAGACGATCATCGGCCCCGCCACCGTTGGGGGGCTAGCCGCCGGAGCCTTCAGGATAGGAAACACCGCCGGGACCATCGAGAACATCATCGAGTCGAAGCTCCACCGGCCGGGCTCTGTCGGCTTCGTCTCCAAGTCCGGAGGGATGCTCAACGAGGCCTTCAACATCATCGCGAGAAACTCGAGCGGCGTCGTCGAGGGGATCGCCATCGGAGGCGATAGGTATCCGGGGAGCAACCTCATGGACCACATCCTCCGGTTTGAGGCCAACCCCGAGGTCGCCATCATCGCCTGCCTAGGCGAGGTCGGCGGCACCGACGAGTACAGGATCGTCGAGGCCCTGAAGGCCGACCAGATAAAAAAGCCCCTGGTGATCTGGGTGACGGGGACCTGCTCCAAGATCCTCCCCGGGAGCGTCCAGTTCGGCCACGCCGGCGCGAAGGCCCAGACCGACCTAGAGACCGCCGACGCCAAGAACCGGGCCCTGAAGGAGGCGGGGGCGATCGTCCCCGCCTCCTTCGACAGCTACGGCGACGAGATAAGAGGGGTCTACGAGAGGCTCCTCGCCGAGGGGAAGGTCCGGGAGCCGGAGGAGCCGGAGATCCCGAAGATCCCCATGGACTACGCCAAGGCCGTCTCCGAGGGGATCGTCCGGAAGTCGACGAACCTCATCTGCACCATCTCCGACGACCGGGGCGAGGAGGTCCTCTACGCCGGAAAGCCCCTCAGCCGGGTCCTGGAGGACGGGATGGGGATCGGCGGGGTGATAGGCCTCCTCTGGTTCAAGAAGGAGATCCCCCCCTGGGCGGCGGAGTTCATCGAGCTCGTCCTCCAGATCGTCGCCGACCACGGCCCCGCCGTCTCGGCGGCCCACAACGCCATCGTCGCCTCCTGCGCCGGAAAGGACCTGATCACCTCCCTCGCGAGCGGCCTCCTCACCATCGGCCCCCGGTTCGGCGGGGCGATCGATGACGCCGCCCGGGAGTTCAAGAGGGCCCGGGACTCGGGCCTCTCCCCCGAGGAGTTCGTCCGGGGGATGAAGGCGAAGGGGGTGAACATTCCGGGGATCGGCCACCGGATCAAGAGCGTCAAGAACCCCGACAAGAGGGTCGAGCTCCTCATCGGCTACGCGAGGGAGAACTTCGCCAGGACCGACCTCCTCGACTACGCCCTTTCAGTCCAGGAGATCACCACCGCCAAGAAGGGAAACCTGATCCTGAACGTCGACGGCTGCATAGGGATCCTCTTCATCGACCTGATGGGCTCCTGCGAGGTCTTCGACGAGAGGGAGATCGACGAAGTCATCAGGTACGGCTACCTCAACGGCCTCTTCGCCCTCGGGAGGTCCATCGGGATCATCGGCCACATCCTCGACCAGAAGAGGCTCGACTCGAGGCTCTACCGCCACCCCCAGGACGACATCGCCTACATGCTCCCCAAGCTGGGGTGA
- a CDS encoding ATP citrate lyase citrate-binding domain-containing protein has product MAQRGIREYDAKKLLAERLPDYADDFDYDGQIALVTPETDLEVVAIKNPWVKKKRLVVKPDQLFGKRGAHGLILLDASWDEAKGYIQENMGREVLVGSVVGTLDTFLIEPFIPHGPEEELYVAIKSERDKDVIYFSPRGGVDIEANWESVTEIPVDILARPEELDLGSKLPAGLADRLAPTAAFIKGLYRLYRDLGFAYLEINPFVFTDGRVVPLDLVARLDDAEAFWQRKAWLGLEFPEPFGRALTEEEAWIKEIDSRTGASLKLTILNPRGRVWTMVAGGGASVIYADTICDLGFAGELANYGEYSGDPSTEDTYEYTKTILDLMTREEDPEGRPKYLLIGGGIANFTDVAKTFKGVVMALEDYKERLREAGVEIYVRRGGPNYEEGLRIMRKLGERLGVPIHVYGPETHMTRIVSMALGGGE; this is encoded by the coding sequence ATGGCACAGAGAGGGATCAGGGAATACGACGCCAAGAAGCTCCTGGCAGAGCGCCTTCCCGATTATGCGGATGATTTCGATTACGATGGTCAGATCGCCCTTGTCACCCCAGAAACCGACCTGGAGGTGGTGGCGATCAAAAACCCCTGGGTCAAGAAGAAAAGGCTGGTGGTCAAGCCCGACCAGCTCTTCGGAAAAAGGGGCGCTCACGGCCTCATCCTCCTCGACGCCTCCTGGGACGAGGCGAAGGGGTACATCCAGGAGAATATGGGGCGCGAGGTTCTGGTGGGGTCGGTCGTCGGGACCCTCGACACATTTCTCATCGAGCCCTTCATTCCCCACGGACCGGAGGAGGAGCTCTACGTCGCCATAAAGTCCGAGAGGGATAAAGACGTGATCTACTTCTCCCCCCGGGGCGGGGTCGATATCGAGGCGAACTGGGAATCCGTCACCGAGATCCCCGTCGACATCCTGGCGAGGCCCGAGGAGCTCGACCTCGGATCAAAGCTTCCGGCGGGCCTCGCCGACCGGCTTGCGCCGACGGCGGCATTCATCAAGGGGCTCTACCGGCTCTATCGGGATCTCGGCTTTGCGTATCTTGAGATCAACCCCTTCGTCTTCACCGACGGCAGGGTCGTACCCCTCGACCTGGTCGCCCGCCTCGACGACGCCGAGGCCTTCTGGCAGAGGAAGGCCTGGCTGGGCCTCGAGTTTCCCGAGCCCTTCGGGCGGGCGTTGACCGAGGAGGAGGCCTGGATAAAGGAGATCGACTCCCGGACCGGGGCCTCCCTCAAGCTGACGATCTTAAACCCCCGAGGGAGGGTCTGGACGATGGTGGCCGGGGGCGGAGCCTCCGTCATCTACGCCGACACCATCTGCGACCTGGGCTTTGCCGGAGAGCTCGCCAACTACGGCGAGTACAGCGGCGACCCCTCCACCGAGGACACCTACGAGTACACCAAGACGATCCTCGACCTGATGACCCGGGAGGAGGACCCGGAAGGAAGGCCCAAGTACCTCCTCATCGGCGGCGGGATCGCCAACTTCACCGACGTCGCCAAGACCTTCAAGGGGGTCGTCATGGCCCTGGAGGACTACAAGGAGAGGCTCCGGGAGGCCGGCGTCGAGATCTACGTCCGGAGGGGCGGGCCCAACTACGAGGAGGGGCTTCGAATCATGCGGAAGCTCGGCGAGCGGCTGGGGGTACCGATCCACGTCTACGGCCCCGAGACCCACATGACGAGGATCGTATCCATGGCCCTGGGAGGGGGAGAGTGA
- a CDS encoding methyltransferase, protein MVRKPRKGETIRPAEEVIARLDALYMACPKCPAEPALDKGASFSEEAAMEGRRKRCSGCGRAPLDLVMVEAMEVLVDHNLRSRTDPLRSIGWPLVEVGYPLAYPPRLGPDELIIVGERLTKEAAAEIVAQVPEIKGVIRGGGVPGVADLRAAPTRWELLAGSDLRCDVVSSLIGDLVIYKHQSKIHVEFPRQSAPKMKILEELYFRGKLTTVADVLCGPGTLGLVAVLAGAERVVLNDAWLPAVEDAILNLEANRSLLGIERIERHKLPAGEVGADPVLAAEAWSGKCKIEVYFGDAERLFSRAEPTDLCLIDPFPGMKYDRIAEACGGCGEVVIV, encoded by the coding sequence ATGGTCCGGAAGCCCCGGAAGGGCGAGACGATCAGGCCAGCCGAGGAGGTTATTGCCCGCCTGGATGCGCTTTACATGGCGTGTCCGAAATGCCCGGCGGAGCCCGCCCTCGATAAGGGGGCGAGCTTTTCCGAAGAAGCCGCGATGGAAGGGCGCCGGAAGCGGTGTTCCGGCTGCGGCAGGGCGCCCCTGGACCTGGTGATGGTGGAGGCGATGGAGGTCCTCGTCGACCACAACCTCCGAAGCCGGACCGACCCCCTCCGGTCCATCGGCTGGCCCCTGGTGGAGGTGGGCTACCCCCTGGCCTACCCCCCGAGGCTGGGGCCGGATGAGCTCATCATCGTCGGCGAGCGCCTGACGAAGGAGGCCGCGGCCGAGATCGTCGCCCAGGTCCCCGAAATAAAGGGCGTCATCCGGGGCGGGGGCGTCCCCGGCGTCGCAGACCTCCGGGCGGCGCCCACCCGCTGGGAGCTCCTGGCGGGATCAGACCTCCGCTGCGACGTCGTATCCTCATTGATCGGCGATCTCGTCATCTACAAGCATCAGTCAAAGATTCACGTGGAGTTCCCCCGCCAGAGCGCGCCGAAGATGAAGATCCTGGAGGAGCTGTACTTCCGGGGCAAGCTCACCACCGTCGCCGACGTCCTCTGCGGCCCCGGGACCCTGGGCCTTGTGGCCGTTCTAGCCGGGGCGGAGCGGGTCGTCCTGAACGACGCGTGGCTCCCGGCGGTGGAGGACGCCATCCTCAACCTGGAGGCGAACCGCTCACTTTTGGGGATCGAGAGGATCGAGCGGCATAAGCTGCCGGCAGGCGAGGTCGGCGCGGATCCGGTCCTGGCGGCGGAGGCTTGGTCCGGCAAATGCAAGATCGAGGTCTACTTCGGCGATGCTGAACGGCTATTCTCGCGGGCCGAGCCGACGGATCTCTGCTTGATCGACCCCTTCCCGGGGATGAAGTACGACCGGATAGCCGAGGCGTGCGGGGGGTGCGGCGAGGTCGTGATCGTGTAG
- a CDS encoding pentapeptide repeat-containing protein: MSAKERIPTRQKKSLEIFVKNIFWFWAVILLLVSPIVAFAIYQTLDQLVSANYHLGAIWASSEDARYILSALSQAQAAIFGIFFTLNFIVFQTQIGNVSPATIKRSLQSYKLLFIFIVFLISISVDLIFLRYIPPNNDLEINIFWPISLSIFAILILIPYMRFTLMSLVKDAIIEEVRSGKARYNLEGVDLSDQLLPGIELSGRFLQKSKFNNSTLFGANFNNANFYMADLSHARLRGANFSDAMLGRADLSRADLSSAHLNDASLNGANLSEAKLNMANLTKAYLGGANLIGAKFDNADLNGAFLDEYGLEKKGPRTIKFKLKYDDVTLETLLKANNLDLAHIIYTKLEEDLERKAGEMVDDPNIDLSKLSPKNRSSIERWANRYSHRTNEANQDN, translated from the coding sequence ATGAGTGCGAAGGAACGAATTCCCACACGGCAGAAGAAATCTCTTGAAATTTTTGTGAAGAATATATTCTGGTTTTGGGCAGTGATCCTCCTTCTGGTCTCGCCTATTGTGGCCTTTGCGATTTACCAAACCCTTGACCAGCTCGTTTCTGCAAATTATCATCTTGGCGCTATTTGGGCGTCTTCGGAAGATGCCAGGTATATACTGAGCGCCTTGAGCCAAGCTCAAGCGGCCATTTTTGGAATATTTTTCACTTTAAATTTTATAGTATTTCAAACACAAATAGGTAATGTATCTCCAGCCACAATCAAAAGATCTCTTCAATCCTACAAATTGTTGTTCATATTCATCGTTTTCTTAATATCCATTTCTGTAGATTTAATTTTTCTTAGGTACATACCTCCCAATAATGACTTAGAAATCAATATTTTCTGGCCCATATCATTATCAATTTTTGCTATTTTGATATTAATTCCGTATATGCGCTTTACTCTTATGTCGCTAGTTAAAGATGCTATCATTGAAGAGGTGCGCAGTGGAAAGGCAAGATATAATCTTGAAGGAGTTGATTTAAGCGATCAGCTTTTGCCGGGTATCGAGCTAAGTGGGAGATTTTTGCAGAAATCCAAATTTAATAACTCCACCTTATTTGGTGCTAATTTTAATAACGCCAATTTTTATATGGCAGACTTAAGTCATGCTCGCTTGAGAGGTGCCAATTTTAGTGATGCCATGTTAGGCAGGGCTGATCTTAGTAGAGCTGACTTGTCCAGCGCTCATCTGAATGACGCTAGTCTGAATGGTGCTAATTTAAGTGAAGCAAAACTAAATATGGCAAACTTAACTAAGGCTTATTTGGGTGGAGCTAATCTCATTGGTGCTAAATTTGATAATGCCGATTTAAATGGAGCTTTTTTGGATGAATATGGTTTGGAAAAGAAAGGCCCAAGAACTATTAAATTTAAGTTGAAATATGACGACGTAACCCTTGAGACACTACTAAAAGCCAACAATCTAGACCTGGCACATATTATTTATACCAAATTGGAGGAAGATTTAGAACGGAAAGCCGGAGAGATGGTAGATGATCCAAATATAGACTTGAGTAAGCTAAGTCCTAAAAATAGGAGTTCAATTGAGAGATGGGCTAATCGATATTCACATCGTACAAATGAGGCAAATCAAGACAATTAG
- a CDS encoding DUF3307 domain-containing protein translates to MTAISDLSGLSSLSGLSSLSGLFFLILLVFSHMLADFVLQPNRWVDGKYEDGWRSRYLYLHVCVVALLAGSVAWAFLGLFPAALVFASFFLSHLVIDIVKSRREDTVRSFVGDQAAHMIIIILVWMTLFHPDFSSLQGRLSEPTLICITVVLLSYTAIFQPAGIFVSKMTRGWRDKIQEDDKNKGRGSGSLESAGRYIGYLERFLILTFIIFQQYTAIGLLIAAKSIFRYNTNRITGEYILFGTLLSFSIAIFVGFFANLFLSLFLPEEVWDILNIFIYNPAALP, encoded by the coding sequence ATGACCGCGATCTCGGACCTCTCAGGGCTTTCGAGCCTCTCAGGCCTTTCAAGCCTATCGGGCCTGTTCTTCCTGATTCTTTTGGTCTTCTCGCATATGCTGGCGGATTTCGTATTGCAGCCGAATCGATGGGTCGACGGCAAATATGAGGATGGATGGAGGTCGAGGTACCTCTATCTCCATGTCTGCGTCGTCGCCCTTCTTGCAGGGTCCGTCGCCTGGGCGTTCCTCGGCCTCTTTCCGGCCGCTCTCGTCTTCGCTAGCTTTTTCTTATCGCATCTGGTGATCGATATCGTGAAGTCGAGACGCGAAGATACGGTGAGGTCGTTTGTCGGCGACCAGGCAGCCCATATGATAATTATAATATTAGTTTGGATGACATTATTTCATCCGGATTTCTCCTCTCTTCAGGGGCGCCTCTCGGAGCCGACGCTGATCTGCATCACCGTGGTGCTGCTGAGCTATACGGCGATCTTCCAGCCGGCGGGGATCTTCGTATCGAAGATGACCAGAGGCTGGCGAGATAAGATCCAGGAAGACGATAAAAATAAGGGCCGCGGGAGCGGGAGCCTGGAGAGCGCGGGCAGATATATCGGCTATCTTGAACGTTTTTTAATTCTGACTTTCATAATATTTCAGCAATATACCGCCATCGGGCTCCTGATCGCTGCAAAATCGATCTTCAGGTATAATACGAATCGAATAACCGGCGAGTACATCCTATTTGGGACGCTCCTCAGCTTCAGCATAGCCATCTTCGTCGGGTTTTTTGCCAACCTCTTCCTCTCCCTCTTTCTGCCCGAAGAGGTCTGGGATATTTTAAATATATTTATATATAACCCTGCGGCGCTGCCATGA